Proteins encoded together in one Bacteroides ovatus window:
- a CDS encoding ABC transporter permease → MVKKIFAQTYLWILLLLLYSPIVIIVIYSFTEAKVLGNWTGFSTKLYSSLFTTGAHHSLMNALINTITIALLAATASTLLGSIAAIGIFNLKARSRKAIGFVNSIPILNGDIITGISLFLLFVSLGITQGYTTVVLAHITFCTPYVVLSVLPRLKQMNPNIYEAALDLGATPMQALWKVIIPEIRPGMISGFMLALTLSIDDFAVTVFTIGNQGLETLSTYIYADARKGGLTPELRPLSAIIFVVVLALLVVINYRAGKTKKKD, encoded by the coding sequence ATGGTAAAGAAGATATTTGCACAGACTTATTTGTGGATATTGCTGCTCTTGCTTTATTCTCCGATCGTGATTATTGTGATCTACTCATTTACAGAGGCGAAAGTGTTGGGTAACTGGACGGGATTTTCTACCAAACTTTATTCTTCGTTATTCACTACCGGTGCTCATCATTCTTTGATGAATGCATTGATTAATACGATCACTATCGCTCTACTGGCTGCAACAGCATCTACGTTATTAGGAAGCATCGCTGCTATCGGTATATTCAATCTGAAAGCCCGTTCACGCAAAGCGATCGGATTTGTGAACAGCATTCCTATTCTGAATGGTGATATTATCACCGGTATATCCTTGTTCCTTTTGTTTGTATCTCTGGGGATCACACAAGGCTACACAACCGTAGTGCTTGCTCATATTACTTTTTGTACCCCGTACGTTGTTTTAAGTGTATTGCCCCGTTTGAAGCAGATGAATCCGAATATTTATGAAGCTGCCCTCGATTTAGGAGCTACTCCTATGCAGGCCTTGTGGAAAGTCATAATTCCGGAGATTCGTCCGGGAATGATTAGCGGCTTTATGCTTGCACTGACACTATCCATTGATGATTTTGCCGTAACTGTATTCACTATCGGTAATCAAGGTTTGGAAACGCTTTCTACTTATATCTACGCCGATGCCCGCAAGGGAGGTTTGACCCCGGAACTTCGCCCGCTTTCGGCTATCATTTTTGTCGTGGTACTGGCGTTATTGGTTGTAATCAATTACCGGGCAGGAAAAACGAAGAAAAAAGATTAA
- a CDS encoding ABC transporter substrate-binding protein: MKRIIPAILLLLALTGCYNSGEPRERVLKIYNWADYIGEGVLEDFQAYYKEQTGENIRIVYQTFDINEIMLTKIEKGHEDFDVVCPSEYIIERMLKKHLLLPIDTNFAHSPNYMNNVAPFIRKQINKLSQPGEKASRYAVCYMWGTAGILYNRAYVPDSVALSWDCLWNKKYAGKILMKDSYRDAYGTAVIYAHAKELKEGTVTVEELMNDYSPRAMELAEKYLKALKPNIAGWEADFGKEMMTKNKAWLNMTWSGDAIWAIEEANAVGVDLDYEVPEEGSNIWYDGWVIPKYAGNPEAASYFINFMCRPDIALRNMDFCGYVSSIATPEILEEKIDTTLHYYSDLSYFFGPGADSVQIDKIQYPDRKVVERCAMIRDFGDKTKEVLDIWSRIKGDNLGVGITILIFVVVALMSGWMIYKKWQRYNRQKQQRRRSRRKKVRRN, encoded by the coding sequence ATGAAAAGAATAATTCCTGCTATCCTGCTCTTATTGGCTTTGACCGGGTGTTATAATTCCGGTGAACCTCGTGAGCGGGTTCTTAAAATCTACAACTGGGCGGATTACATCGGCGAAGGTGTGCTTGAGGATTTCCAGGCATATTATAAAGAACAGACCGGTGAGAATATCCGTATCGTTTACCAGACATTCGATATCAACGAAATCATGTTGACGAAAATTGAAAAGGGGCATGAAGATTTTGATGTTGTTTGTCCTTCGGAATACATCATCGAGCGTATGCTGAAGAAGCATTTGTTGCTACCTATCGACACGAATTTCGCACATTCTCCCAATTACATGAATAATGTGGCTCCATTTATTCGTAAGCAGATTAATAAATTGAGTCAGCCGGGTGAAAAAGCCAGCCGCTATGCTGTATGTTATATGTGGGGGACGGCAGGTATTCTGTATAACCGGGCTTATGTGCCCGATTCGGTAGCCCTGTCCTGGGATTGCCTTTGGAATAAAAAGTATGCCGGAAAGATCCTGATGAAGGATAGTTATCGTGATGCTTATGGAACAGCCGTGATTTATGCGCATGCAAAGGAACTGAAGGAGGGAACGGTAACAGTGGAAGAGTTGATGAACGACTATTCTCCACGTGCGATGGAGTTGGCTGAAAAATACTTAAAAGCCTTGAAACCGAACATTGCTGGCTGGGAAGCGGACTTTGGCAAGGAAATGATGACGAAAAATAAAGCTTGGCTGAATATGACTTGGAGCGGTGATGCAATCTGGGCGATTGAAGAGGCCAATGCGGTAGGAGTGGATTTGGATTATGAAGTTCCCGAAGAAGGAAGTAATATTTGGTATGATGGTTGGGTGATCCCGAAATATGCCGGGAATCCGGAAGCGGCCAGTTATTTTATCAACTTTATGTGTCGTCCGGATATAGCCTTGCGGAATATGGATTTCTGCGGATATGTAAGTTCCATAGCTACTCCCGAAATACTGGAAGAGAAGATAGACACCACTCTTCATTATTATTCCGATTTAAGTTACTTTTTCGGACCGGGTGCAGACAGCGTGCAGATTGATAAAATACAATATCCGGATCGTAAGGTGGTGGAACGATGTGCCATGATTCGTGATTTTGGCGATAAGACAAAAGAAGTTCTTGATATTTGGTCGCGTATTAAAGGAGATAATTTGGGAGTGGGTATCACTATTCTTATTTTCGTCGTTGTTGCATTGATGAGTGGTTGGATGATTTATAAGAAGTGGCAGCGTTATAATCGTCAGAAACAACAAAGACGTAGAAGCAGAAGGAAAAAGGTCAGGAGGAATTAG
- a CDS encoding ABC transporter permease has protein sequence MNKRFIVFLSSRKSWTLPYIIFSAIFVIIPLFLIVVYAFTDDSGHLTLANFQKFFEHPEAINTFVYSIGIAIITTLVCILLGYPAAWILSNSKLNRSKTMVVLFILPMWVNILVRTLATVALFDFFSVPLGEGALIFGMVYNFIPFMIYPIYNTLQKMDHSYIEAAQDLGANPVQVFLKAVLPLSMPGVMSGIMMVFMPTISTFAIAELLTMNNIKLFGTTIQENINNSMWNYGAALSLIMLLLIAATSLFSTDDKENSNEGGGLW, from the coding sequence GTGAATAAGAGGTTTATAGTCTTTTTGTCATCACGTAAGAGTTGGACTCTCCCTTACATTATTTTTTCGGCGATCTTTGTGATTATACCGTTGTTCTTAATTGTCGTATATGCCTTTACCGATGATAGCGGCCATTTGACACTCGCCAATTTTCAGAAGTTCTTCGAACATCCCGAAGCAATCAATACCTTTGTCTATTCGATTGGTATTGCCATTATTACCACCCTTGTTTGTATTTTATTGGGTTATCCTGCTGCCTGGATATTGAGTAACAGCAAGCTGAACCGTTCCAAGACGATGGTCGTACTGTTTATTTTGCCGATGTGGGTAAATATTCTGGTGCGTACCCTTGCCACTGTTGCCTTATTCGACTTTTTCAGTGTGCCGTTGGGCGAGGGAGCGTTGATATTCGGTATGGTATACAACTTTATCCCTTTCATGATTTATCCTATCTACAATACTTTGCAGAAGATGGATCATAGCTATATCGAGGCGGCGCAAGACTTGGGAGCCAATCCTGTGCAAGTCTTTCTGAAAGCAGTCCTTCCGCTTTCCATGCCGGGGGTGATGAGTGGTATCATGATGGTGTTCATGCCGACTATATCGACATTTGCCATTGCCGAGTTGCTGACGATGAATAACATCAAACTCTTTGGTACGACGATTCAGGAAAATATCAATAACAGTATGTGGAACTATGGAGCGGCACTTTCGCTCATTATGTTGCTATTGATAGCTGCTACTTCCCTGTTCAGCACCGATGATAAGGAAAACTCAAATGAAGGAGGCGGGCTATGGTAA